ATCTCTGGAAACTCGGCAGAATGGTGCAGGCAATGGCCTGGAAAGGCGAATGGGAACCGTTCTTTGATTTTCTGGCGCAGGCGGTTGAAACGCAAACCAGCATCCGGGATTACATGAAAGGGGAGAAAGTGATTCAGGGATTTCTGCTGGCCTATCTGCATCTGAACGATTTTCTGCTCAGTTTCAGCGAACGTGAATTGGGCAAAGGCTATGTGGATCTGTTTCTGGAACCCTTCCTGATCAAATATCC
The sequence above is a segment of the SAR324 cluster bacterium genome. Coding sequences within it:
- a CDS encoding PD-(D/E)XK nuclease domain-containing protein, encoding LWKLGRMVQAMAWKGEWEPFFDFLAQAVETQTSIRDYMKGEKVIQGFLLAYLHLNDFLLSFSERELGKGYVDLFLEPFLIKYPEMSFGYLIELKYIKRDEFSDTRLRNEIEQAEQQLRQYLAEDRLKQYPPHVKFTGIILVYHGWELVYRGAVTSSQ